ACTGAGCACGGGAAAATACAAGCTGATGACCTTCACGCATGTGGACACCTCAACAGGTGTTCTGGTAGATGCCAAGAAAATGGGCGAACTGGCACAGAAATACAACGTGATCAGCATTTTGGATGGCGTTTGTTCGGTTGCTGGAGAAGAGATCCGACAGGAAGAATGGGGAATTGATGTGGTGGTCACGGCATCGCAAAAAGCTGTTGGTGTTCCGCCCGGGTTGGCGCTTTTGGTAGCTTCAGAAAAAGCCATGAACGTTTGGAAAAACCGCAAAACTCCAGTTGGCAATTATTACTGCGATTGGAGTTTGTGGCTGCCGATCATGCAGGCTTATGAGGGCCGAAAACCCTCTTACTTCGCAACACCTCCGGTCAACCTCATTCAAGCATTGGAAAGAAGCTGTGAATTGATGCTGGAAGAAGGAATGGATCCGCGCTTTGCTCGCCACAAACGATTAGCGCAGAAATTCCGCGATGAAATGCGCTCGCTTGGACTTTCGTTCATTCCAAAATCGGAAGAAATAACGGCCAATACCCTTTCAGCCCCTTATTATCCTGAAGGGGTAATTGGAGGTGAATTCTTAGGAAAGGTGGGGGAGAACGGAGTGGTTATCGCTGGTGGTCTGCTACCATCACACAAAACCCAATATTTCCGCGTTGGCCA
The sequence above is drawn from the Flavobacteriales bacterium genome and encodes:
- a CDS encoding aminotransferase class V-fold PLP-dependent enzyme, translated to MSRKLLMIPGPIEFDPSVMEKMGQPTLSHVAPAFIESFGRALEMMREVWLAPSGQPFIIAGSGTLAMDMAGANLIEAGDNVLVVSTGYFGERYAELLKRYGANVTFLQSEVGDVVPYETVEAELSTGKYKLMTFTHVDTSTGVLVDAKKMGELAQKYNVISILDGVCSVAGEEIRQEEWGIDVVVTASQKAVGVPPGLALLVASEKAMNVWKNRKTPVGNYYCDWSLWLPIMQAYEGRKPSYFATPPVNLIQALERSCELMLEEGMDPRFARHKRLAQKFRDEMRSLGLSFIPKSEEITANTLSAPYYPEGVIGGEFLGKVGENGVVIAGGLLPSHKTQYFRVGHMGIVNDEHIEQTVGAIKTALRVVA